Below is a genomic region from Spirosoma radiotolerans.
CAGCGCGTACTGATAATCGAGGTTAAATTTTGGGTTTTTTGGCATATGCGTTGTTGATCCATTCGCTGGACCTGGCGGGTTAGGCTCCTGATCAGGAGCGTTGTTTTTGATTGCGACGAAATACCCAGAAATAGGAATGAAACTTGCGGGCGTGGTTTTGCTTATGCACCTGGCCACGAAAGCGGTTACGGGCAAACAGGATGAACAGATCGACCGCTTTAAAGCCTGCATCCTTGGCCAGAGACAATACCTCGTCGTGGATAAAGTAATTACTCCGGCCGTGTACGAAGTCCTGACATTTGAAGACCACGATTCCGCGTGGTTTAACCACGCGGGCAAACTCGACGAGAGACTTTCTGTAATGCTCCCTCAGCTCGGTAATAGTCCGGTAGCCGCCGTACTTCTGGCTCATTACGTACTCTTCAGACTCCTTGTGATTGGACACCACAAAGGGCGGATCAAACATCAACGATTTGATACTCCGATCACCCAGCGGCAAGGCCCGAGAATCTCCGATCACGGCTTCGGGTTTTTTGGGCGCGATGTCAAAGCAGTAGCGAGGGCGGGCAATGGCCTTATAAAACTCGCCGTAGCCGTAGGTCGCGTCGCAGTCGAATGTGTTGCCGGCAACATATAGCGTCAGAATCGACTGTAGAATCTCGTCCTGATCGAAAGCGATGGACTTGATTTCGGGCGCAATCTGTAGCTGCTGACCGGGCCGGGTA
It encodes:
- a CDS encoding class I SAM-dependent methyltransferase, producing the protein MTDLFNHPIAPLVERKPKPTRPGQQLQIAPEIKSIAFDQDEILQSILTLYVAGNTFDCDATYGYGEFYKAIARPRYCFDIAPKKPEAVIGDSRALPLGDRSIKSLMFDPPFVVSNHKESEEYVMSQKYGGYRTITELREHYRKSLVEFARVVKPRGIVVFKCQDFVHGRSNYFIHDEVLSLAKDAGFKAVDLFILFARNRFRGQVHKQNHARKFHSYFWVFRRNQKQRS